The Nocardioides sp. S-1144 genome includes a region encoding these proteins:
- a CDS encoding ABC transporter ATP-binding protein — translation MTVTNPMPAPPLTGTAVALHDVRKTYRNGPATTAALRGLTLTLRPGSITAVVGQSGSGKSTLLHCAAGLDRPTSGTVVVGGHDISTLGDDALTRFRRDHVGFVFQAYNLVGHLSVRDNIDLPLVLAGRGADPDWVAHLVHRMDLGALLDRRPGELSGGQAQRVAIARALVTRPTVVFADEPTGALDSATGAAVLTLLRDTARDLGQTLVVVTHDSRVAAVADRVLVLSDGLLVDTLDAPTADEVTARVLAVGR, via the coding sequence GCACGGCGGTCGCCCTGCACGACGTCCGCAAGACCTACCGGAACGGCCCCGCGACGACCGCCGCGCTCCGGGGCCTCACGCTCACCCTGCGGCCCGGGTCGATCACCGCCGTCGTCGGCCAGTCCGGGTCCGGGAAGTCGACGCTGCTGCACTGCGCCGCCGGCCTCGACCGACCCACCAGCGGGACCGTCGTCGTCGGCGGGCACGACATCAGCACCCTCGGCGACGACGCCCTGACCCGCTTCCGCCGCGACCACGTCGGCTTCGTCTTCCAGGCCTACAACCTGGTCGGGCACCTCAGCGTCCGCGACAACATCGACCTCCCGCTCGTCCTCGCCGGGCGCGGGGCCGACCCCGACTGGGTGGCGCACCTGGTGCACCGGATGGATCTCGGTGCACTGCTCGACCGACGTCCTGGCGAGCTCTCCGGCGGCCAGGCCCAGCGCGTGGCGATCGCTCGCGCGCTGGTCACCCGACCCACCGTGGTCTTCGCCGACGAGCCGACCGGCGCCCTGGACTCCGCCACCGGCGCCGCCGTGCTCACGCTGCTGCGCGACACCGCCCGCGACCTCGGCCAGACCCTGGTCGTCGTCACGCACGACAGCCGCGTCGCGGCGGTCGCCGATCGGGTGCTCGTGCTCTCCGACGGGCTCCTGGTCGACACCCTCGACGCGCCGACGGCCGACGAGGTCACCGCCCGCGTGCTGGCGGTGGGCCGATGA
- a CDS encoding FtsX-like permease family protein, whose amino-acid sequence MSTPTVHPAPGSLRHLAVAGARASWTGAVGTGLVLALASALTTLTGALLESGLREPAGGGGMLVTLASSFAGTALVLVVVVVAATTTLALRRRRRELALLRAVGATRGQVRRLVSTELLLLGLVAVPAGAVPGLLATRLLDPVLRDAEVVGPDFTSSLSPFPVLGAVVLLVPTAMLAGLLAARETVRAAPTAAIAESAAEATPVGAVRRAAALLTALAGLAAAGTPLLVPGTVGGALAATSAFLLIGAAALAGPVLVEWVFGRAARIASTRSGAPTRLALGNLRGFSRRLTTVVVPLALVVAVGTTQSTVDRAVQRAATEQLAAALGTDVVATSAGGLGPAELAALSGTPGVTAVTPLADAPAEVRTDDDADLPDSLVWEAATLRAVQPDVDPAVFDPGVTDGDLASLGATDSVAVSSDAAFETGRGVGDTLDVRLGGTDVALEVVAVYDRGLGVGDLLVSPATLAKHGVTPAVHLALVSTETPGSRPSTSPAGSAEAVATTSTDDYVGSAGSADAASQRLSTLLTLALLLFVGLGALNALVLLTAGRRAELRLLHRGGATARQLLTMTGVEAAVTGLVAWAIGTLAVLPAVVGVSAGLLGAGVPVVDLPTYAVLSGLVLALTVAATLLTATRTVRGATSVAR is encoded by the coding sequence ATGAGCACCCCGACGGTGCACCCCGCGCCGGGCAGCCTGCGCCACCTGGCCGTCGCCGGCGCCCGGGCCAGCTGGACCGGAGCGGTCGGGACCGGCCTCGTCCTCGCGCTGGCGTCGGCGCTGACCACCCTGACGGGGGCGCTGCTGGAGTCCGGCCTGCGGGAGCCGGCGGGCGGCGGCGGCATGCTGGTGACGCTCGCGTCGTCGTTCGCCGGTACCGCGCTGGTCCTGGTGGTCGTCGTCGTGGCCGCCACCACCACCCTGGCGCTGCGCCGTCGGCGCCGCGAGCTCGCGCTGCTGCGCGCCGTCGGGGCGACCCGCGGCCAGGTGCGACGGCTCGTCTCGACCGAGCTGCTGCTGCTCGGCCTCGTCGCCGTGCCGGCCGGCGCCGTCCCCGGCCTGCTCGCGACCCGCCTGCTCGACCCGGTGCTGCGCGACGCCGAGGTGGTGGGGCCGGACTTCACCTCCTCGCTGTCGCCGTTCCCGGTCCTGGGCGCCGTGGTCCTCCTGGTGCCGACGGCGATGCTGGCCGGGCTGCTCGCCGCCCGCGAGACCGTCCGCGCCGCTCCCACCGCGGCGATCGCCGAGAGCGCCGCCGAGGCGACGCCGGTCGGCGCCGTGCGGCGCGCGGCCGCGTTGCTCACCGCGCTGGCCGGGCTGGCGGCCGCGGGCACGCCGCTGCTCGTCCCCGGCACCGTCGGCGGGGCGCTCGCGGCCACGTCGGCGTTCCTCCTCATCGGCGCCGCGGCCCTGGCCGGACCGGTCCTGGTGGAGTGGGTCTTCGGGCGTGCCGCCCGGATCGCCTCGACCCGGTCCGGTGCCCCGACCCGGCTCGCCCTCGGCAACCTGCGCGGGTTCTCCCGGCGCCTCACCACGGTGGTCGTGCCGCTGGCCCTGGTCGTCGCGGTCGGGACCACGCAGAGCACGGTCGACCGGGCCGTGCAGCGCGCCGCCACCGAGCAGCTGGCCGCAGCCCTGGGCACCGACGTCGTCGCCACCTCCGCCGGCGGCCTCGGCCCCGCCGAGCTCGCGGCCCTGTCCGGCACACCCGGGGTCACCGCCGTCACCCCCCTGGCCGACGCACCCGCCGAGGTGCGCACCGACGACGACGCCGACCTCCCCGACAGCCTCGTGTGGGAGGCCGCCACCCTGCGCGCCGTCCAGCCCGACGTCGACCCGGCCGTGTTCGACCCCGGCGTCACCGACGGGGACCTGGCCTCGCTGGGCGCCACCGACAGCGTCGCCGTCAGCTCCGACGCCGCCTTCGAGACCGGCCGGGGCGTCGGGGACACCCTCGACGTCCGCCTCGGGGGCACCGACGTCGCGCTCGAGGTCGTCGCCGTCTACGACCGCGGCCTCGGCGTCGGCGACCTGCTCGTCTCCCCGGCCACCCTCGCCAAGCACGGCGTGACGCCCGCCGTCCACCTCGCCCTCGTCAGCACCGAGACCCCGGGGTCACGGCCCTCCACCTCGCCGGCGGGCTCCGCCGAGGCGGTCGCGACGACGTCCACCGACGACTACGTCGGCTCGGCCGGCAGCGCCGACGCCGCGTCCCAGCGCCTCTCGACGCTGCTGACGCTCGCCCTGCTGCTGTTCGTCGGTCTGGGTGCCCTCAACGCGCTGGTCCTCCTCACCGCCGGCCGCCGCGCCGAGCTGCGCCTCCTGCACCGTGGCGGGGCGACCGCGCGCCAGCTGCTGACGATGACCGGCGTCGAGGCGGCGGTGACCGGCCTGGTCGCCTGGGCGATCGGCACCCTCGCGGTCCTGCCGGCCGTCGTCGGCGTCAGCGCGGGGCTGTTGGGAGCCGGGGTCCCCGTCGTCGACCTCCCGACCTACGCCGTCCTCAGCGGCCTGGTGCTGGCCCTCACCGTCGCCGCCACGCTCCTCACCGCCACCCGCACGGTGCGCGGGGCGACCAGCGTCGCGCGGTGA
- a CDS encoding pyridoxal-phosphate dependent enzyme: MSLSRLDLGSVQTPVEVADRLADALGLGPGDLLVKRDDLLGPGGGGNKVRKLEWTCAEALAAGADTLVTTGAAQSNHARLTAAVGARLGLRVVLVLAGRRRDDAEGNLLLDVLLGAQVVWAGDVDGPGLEAAADRVVTGLRSEGATPFLVPFGGSSPSSVRGYAAAGDELAEQVPDVRHVVVALGSGGTMAGLVSSLGVGRVLGVHCGAVPDPHAAVRRLLSDTPVAHDGLRIRTDQVGTSYGDLAEPAWQAVLLAGRTEGLVLEPTYTGRALAGLAAAVREGDVRRGERTVLVHTGGLPGLFGHQEARRRLRLGASGDGGTPLPQR; the protein is encoded by the coding sequence GTGAGTCTCTCCCGGCTGGATCTCGGATCGGTTCAGACCCCCGTCGAGGTCGCCGACCGGTTGGCCGACGCCCTCGGTCTCGGACCGGGCGACCTGCTCGTGAAGCGCGACGACCTGCTGGGGCCCGGCGGGGGCGGCAACAAGGTGCGCAAGCTGGAGTGGACGTGTGCCGAGGCGCTCGCCGCAGGCGCGGACACGCTCGTCACCACCGGCGCCGCGCAGAGCAACCACGCGCGCCTGACCGCCGCCGTCGGTGCCCGGCTCGGCCTGCGCGTCGTCCTGGTCCTGGCCGGACGCCGTCGGGACGACGCGGAGGGGAACCTCCTGCTCGACGTCCTGCTCGGCGCGCAGGTGGTGTGGGCCGGGGACGTCGACGGCCCCGGGCTCGAGGCGGCCGCGGACCGGGTGGTCACCGGGCTGCGGAGCGAGGGCGCGACGCCCTTCCTCGTCCCGTTCGGGGGGTCGAGCCCGAGCAGCGTCCGTGGCTACGCGGCCGCGGGTGACGAGCTGGCCGAGCAGGTCCCCGACGTGCGCCACGTCGTGGTCGCGCTCGGCTCCGGGGGCACCATGGCCGGGCTGGTCTCGAGCCTCGGTGTCGGGCGCGTCCTGGGCGTCCACTGTGGTGCGGTGCCGGACCCGCACGCCGCGGTGCGCCGGCTCCTGTCCGACACCCCGGTCGCCCACGACGGGCTCCGCATCCGCACCGACCAGGTCGGCACGTCCTACGGCGACCTGGCCGAGCCGGCCTGGCAGGCCGTGCTCCTGGCCGGGCGCACCGAGGGACTGGTCCTCGAACCCACCTACACCGGCCGCGCGCTGGCCGGGCTCGCGGCGGCGGTCCGCGAGGGCGACGTCCGGCGGGGCGAGCGGACCGTGCTGGTCCACACGGGCGGCCTTCCCGGACTGTTCGGGCACCAGGAGGCCCGGCGCCGCCTCCGGCTCGGCGCGAGCGGCGACGGGGGCACCCCGCTGCCGCAGCGGTGA
- a CDS encoding DUF2000 domain-containing protein, translating to MTTRFDTKIAILLRDDLEVWQRLNVTAFLASGVAASAPGLVGEPYADADGTAYLAMFGQPVLVMEGDRDVLRAAHERCRRRTLPVTVFTRELFATGHDEANRAAVAAVAAADLDVVGLGVHAPRNAVDKVLKGAHLHP from the coding sequence ATGACCACCCGCTTCGACACCAAGATCGCCATCCTGCTGCGTGACGACCTCGAGGTCTGGCAGCGCCTCAACGTGACCGCGTTCCTCGCCAGCGGCGTCGCCGCCTCCGCCCCCGGGCTCGTCGGCGAGCCCTACGCCGACGCCGACGGGACGGCGTACCTCGCGATGTTCGGCCAGCCCGTGCTGGTCATGGAGGGCGACCGCGACGTGCTGCGCGCCGCGCACGAGCGGTGCCGGCGCCGCACGCTCCCGGTCACGGTGTTCACGCGCGAGCTGTTCGCGACCGGCCACGACGAGGCCAACCGCGCCGCCGTCGCCGCCGTCGCCGCTGCCGACCTCGACGTGGTGGGGCTCGGCGTCCACGCCCCGCGCAACGCCGTCGACAAGGTGCTCAAGGGGGCGCACCTGCACCCCTGA
- a CDS encoding helix-turn-helix transcriptional regulator yields MGAEESVRAWSSDVAGVAEVLRARFTSHAYPPHTHDTWTLLLVDTGAVRFDLDRREHGALGDRVTLLPPGVPHDGRATTAAGFHKRVVYLDPDVLDPRRVGAAVDHPGWVDGTLRAEVSRLHEALVDPAEAFEAEDRLASVAARLDALLGAPQPSRHVDHGTASRLRELLDARTGTGLTLVEAARLVGVSPTHLVRSFSAAYGIAPHRYLTGRRIDRARRLLLAGTPPASVAVAVGFHDQPHLTRQFRRYLGVTPAAYARSARS; encoded by the coding sequence GTGGGTGCCGAGGAGTCCGTCCGCGCCTGGTCCTCCGACGTCGCGGGGGTCGCCGAGGTGCTGCGGGCGCGCTTCACGAGCCACGCGTACCCGCCCCACACCCACGACACCTGGACCCTCCTGCTGGTCGACACCGGAGCCGTGCGCTTCGACCTGGACCGGCGCGAGCACGGCGCCCTCGGCGACCGCGTCACGCTGCTGCCCCCGGGAGTGCCCCACGACGGCCGCGCCACGACGGCGGCCGGCTTCCACAAGCGGGTCGTCTACCTCGACCCCGACGTCCTCGACCCGCGACGGGTCGGCGCCGCCGTGGACCACCCCGGGTGGGTCGACGGCACGCTCCGCGCCGAGGTCAGCCGCCTGCACGAGGCCCTCGTCGACCCGGCGGAGGCGTTCGAGGCCGAGGACCGCCTGGCCTCGGTGGCCGCCCGCCTCGACGCGCTCCTGGGCGCGCCGCAGCCCTCACGACACGTCGACCACGGCACCGCGTCCCGACTGCGCGAGCTGCTCGACGCACGGACCGGGACCGGTCTGACGCTGGTGGAGGCGGCCCGGCTGGTCGGGGTCAGCCCGACCCACCTGGTGCGCTCCTTCTCGGCGGCCTACGGCATCGCCCCGCACCGCTACCTGACCGGGCGGCGCATCGACCGCGCGCGCAGGCTGCTCCTCGCCGGGACGCCGCCCGCCAGCGTCGCCGTCGCCGTCGGCTTCCACGACCAGCCGCACCTGACCCGCCAGTTCCGGCGCTACCTCGGCGTCACCCCCGCCGCCTACGCACGCAGCGCGCGGTCCTGA
- a CDS encoding metallophosphoesterase — protein MPLSRRTLARPVVAALGTALTAGVLAVVAPSAATAAVPPPSLMITEVNVNSGNAPASDGASLDAWEFVELHNTTATAIDLAAADVDVVYLSGSTPRTLAYDPGTVVPAHGTVVLWAKNSRYRDATAEGGTDARLTDEQFRAFYAGLGAGTDYALAHLTGQDGLNNTGTSMYLTRGGVEVSRITWSSNDVGPDQTVAYGVPATADSTQLGVFAQRQVPTPGTVDPAQVGAVTDPPTDPPTDPPAEPGVAPSLLVTEIAPDLTGDDTFEYFEVANTTAAPVDVAQDHRFSYIFSDTGTSASDKALTISEAVATIPARGVALVWLQYASGNVDSFARTDAEFRAAVGAPADAVVLHATGQPGIANGGNRGIRVDAGGTPLTWSFLPARTATPMASTHFGVPATGGGSARVTADLAPFTAGVVDPAQLVAPATEPPEEPEEPGDTGVPDQGPPPPTDPTLSAPILQVTEVAPDTTNVGTADGYEFVEVYNASDEPVDFADHTINYLYTDANETTTSSALWPAVPADPVVQPGRTLVLWVKNAQNAALGAADFNAHFGAHLTAGVDLVEMVSGGMANAGLRGIQVLTNSGHDVSRAYYLDDADTVADQPLQYRWESGTRQTKIGTATATPGYAAPAQVPAGLVPTPVDTTGPVVTDLTGSTDAPDTDGLALDLRVTDDRLVRTVELTTDTDVDDPSSRFLRFGAPDRYAYEIPAVDLYGKRWVEYTLRTTDGVNTTTFGPVRVVLDGAATAPVRLNVDDEQYVGGTTRLSATTDADPAGLTLAVDDRPVTPLVPALEAAPVFAFEATNTDAFFRNGVRMGDDVLTVFDEGFYERVETVTAPVPITRVVRGEELTVAIHAGTKAYPQPDPNENNDDFSALNLRMALPDGRVLRPVRCGGAGEGQQETVRACPADPATRIGFSDANQVYFTATFALPADAFDSVAHAWDTTAVVDGPHVVTATSGAESVTRTVRVDNTAPSISSSLTDGRRYRGEVVIDATATDAGAGLGADALTATLDGEPVTLPFTTSSLDLAPGPHQVVLTAQDRVGNEVTRTIDFTTADERPETTLQAPGDGAVATAGRVELRATAGSPEGDELTMAFREGSTFVPTDAEVGAHAGTTEDAADLDRDDRVALSAAELAEIAGTDGISHEVSSETELPYQLFTVAVPDDAGADASVRLRWDGSANPGAKVLLYVRGTGSGAWQEVARKVTTDAEPFVLEATVPTAGHTADGEVTVLVQHSEGFAGTPGSSRDSSAAPYAAGATPRSEYDFTIGWQSDTQYYNETQDFYKHQLAINRFLLDQREELNLQYVIHTGDIVNVAREQRQWENADAAYRPLDAAGLPYGVLAGNHDVSGAEEDYTEYSRWFGEDRYAANPWYGGSLQDNRGHYDLVSAHGVDFLMLYMGWGPGDEQIDWMNEVIARYPERKVWLNLHEFMLTTGGLGPIPQRIQDEVVATNPNVFAVSSGHYHDAFTRTDEFDDDGDGTADRTVYSMLFDYQGLPEGGLGYLRLMHFDNEGGRIVVRTYSPSLDDFDSDDPSLAPEHQEFEIPYAAAGISPVTKTLATDAFRADVLTTTDIEALRDVPSGATRTVTWDVEPGEHGWYVETTGPFGGTDVSEVRTVTVEAPGAPTPGTPRIRGTARVDRVVTADPGRWPAGTSLTYRWLVAGRPLAGATGRTLRLGRELAGARLAVEVTGRGNGSPSSTAVSAARTVTPGRLVSRRPVLRGRPVVGRVLTVRTGRWGPAPVDLRVRWYVGGRLVRGATAERLTVRPAFRGRRVTVRVTGTKDGYASRTATSRPTAEVVRRR, from the coding sequence ATGCCCCTGTCACGCCGCACGCTCGCCCGCCCCGTCGTCGCCGCCCTCGGCACCGCCCTCACCGCGGGGGTGCTCGCCGTCGTCGCGCCCTCCGCCGCGACGGCGGCGGTGCCCCCGCCGTCGCTGATGATCACCGAGGTCAACGTCAACTCCGGCAACGCGCCGGCCTCCGACGGCGCCTCCCTCGACGCGTGGGAGTTCGTCGAGCTGCACAACACCACGGCCACGGCCATCGACCTGGCCGCCGCCGACGTCGACGTCGTCTACCTGAGCGGGTCGACGCCGAGGACCCTGGCCTACGACCCCGGCACGGTCGTGCCGGCGCACGGGACCGTCGTCCTGTGGGCCAAGAACAGCCGGTACCGCGACGCCACCGCGGAGGGCGGCACCGACGCCCGGCTCACCGACGAGCAGTTCCGCGCCTTCTACGCCGGGCTCGGCGCCGGCACCGACTACGCCCTGGCCCACCTCACCGGCCAGGACGGGCTGAACAACACCGGCACCTCGATGTACCTCACCCGGGGTGGGGTCGAGGTCTCGCGGATCACCTGGTCGAGCAACGACGTCGGGCCCGACCAGACCGTGGCCTACGGCGTCCCGGCGACCGCGGACTCCACCCAGCTCGGCGTCTTCGCCCAGCGCCAGGTGCCGACCCCGGGCACCGTCGACCCCGCGCAGGTCGGCGCGGTCACCGACCCGCCGACCGACCCGCCGACCGACCCGCCCGCCGAGCCGGGCGTCGCCCCCAGCCTGCTGGTGACCGAGATCGCCCCCGACCTGACCGGCGACGACACCTTCGAGTACTTCGAGGTCGCGAACACCACGGCCGCGCCGGTCGACGTCGCCCAGGACCACCGGTTCTCCTACATCTTCAGCGACACCGGCACCAGCGCGAGCGACAAGGCGCTCACCATCTCCGAGGCCGTCGCGACGATCCCGGCCCGCGGCGTCGCCCTCGTGTGGCTGCAGTACGCCAGCGGCAACGTCGACAGCTTCGCGCGCACCGACGCCGAGTTCCGCGCGGCGGTCGGGGCGCCGGCCGACGCCGTCGTCCTGCACGCCACCGGCCAGCCCGGCATCGCCAACGGCGGCAACCGCGGCATCCGGGTCGACGCGGGCGGGACGCCGCTGACCTGGTCGTTCCTCCCGGCCCGGACCGCCACCCCGATGGCCTCGACCCACTTCGGCGTCCCGGCCACTGGTGGGGGCTCGGCCCGGGTCACCGCCGACCTCGCGCCGTTCACCGCCGGCGTGGTCGACCCCGCGCAGCTCGTGGCTCCGGCCACGGAGCCCCCCGAGGAGCCCGAGGAGCCCGGCGACACCGGTGTGCCCGACCAGGGACCGCCGCCGCCGACCGACCCGACCCTGAGCGCCCCGATCCTGCAGGTCACCGAGGTCGCCCCGGACACCACGAACGTCGGCACGGCCGACGGCTACGAGTTCGTCGAGGTCTACAACGCCTCCGACGAGCCGGTCGACTTCGCCGACCACACCATCAACTACCTCTACACCGACGCCAACGAGACGACGACCAGCAGCGCGCTCTGGCCGGCGGTCCCGGCCGACCCGGTCGTCCAGCCCGGCCGGACCCTGGTGCTCTGGGTCAAGAACGCCCAGAACGCCGCGCTCGGTGCCGCCGACTTCAACGCCCACTTCGGTGCGCACCTCACCGCGGGCGTCGACCTCGTGGAGATGGTCTCGGGCGGCATGGCCAACGCCGGCCTGCGCGGGATCCAGGTGCTCACCAACTCCGGTCACGACGTCAGCCGCGCCTACTACCTCGACGACGCCGACACGGTCGCCGACCAGCCCCTCCAGTACCGCTGGGAGAGCGGCACCCGGCAGACCAAGATCGGCACCGCGACCGCCACCCCCGGCTACGCCGCGCCCGCGCAGGTGCCGGCCGGCCTGGTGCCCACACCGGTCGACACGACCGGTCCCGTCGTCACCGACCTGACCGGCAGCACCGACGCCCCCGACACCGACGGCCTCGCCCTCGACCTCCGCGTCACCGACGACCGGCTGGTCCGCACCGTCGAGCTGACCACCGACACCGACGTCGACGACCCCTCGAGCCGGTTCCTGCGCTTCGGGGCGCCCGACCGCTACGCCTACGAGATCCCCGCGGTCGACCTGTACGGCAAGCGCTGGGTCGAGTACACGCTGCGCACCACCGACGGCGTCAACACCACGACGTTCGGCCCGGTCCGCGTCGTCCTCGACGGGGCCGCGACGGCGCCGGTCCGCCTCAACGTCGACGACGAGCAGTACGTCGGTGGCACCACCCGGCTCTCCGCGACCACCGACGCCGACCCCGCCGGACTCACCCTGGCCGTCGACGACCGGCCGGTGACCCCCCTGGTGCCGGCCCTCGAGGCCGCGCCGGTGTTCGCCTTCGAGGCCACCAACACCGACGCCTTCTTCCGCAACGGCGTCCGGATGGGCGACGACGTCCTCACCGTGTTCGACGAGGGCTTCTACGAGCGGGTCGAGACGGTCACCGCACCGGTGCCGATCACGCGGGTCGTGCGCGGCGAGGAGCTCACCGTCGCCATCCACGCGGGCACCAAGGCCTACCCGCAGCCGGACCCGAACGAGAACAACGACGACTTCTCCGCCCTCAACCTGCGGATGGCCCTGCCCGACGGCCGGGTGCTGCGCCCGGTGCGCTGCGGCGGCGCCGGCGAGGGCCAGCAGGAGACGGTGCGGGCCTGCCCCGCGGACCCGGCGACGCGGATCGGGTTCTCCGACGCCAACCAGGTCTACTTCACCGCCACCTTCGCCCTCCCCGCCGACGCCTTCGACTCCGTGGCCCACGCCTGGGACACCACCGCCGTCGTCGACGGCCCGCACGTCGTGACCGCCACGTCGGGTGCGGAGTCGGTGACCCGGACGGTGCGCGTCGACAACACGGCGCCCTCGATCTCCTCCTCGCTCACCGACGGTCGGCGCTACCGGGGCGAGGTGGTCATCGACGCGACCGCGACCGACGCGGGTGCCGGCCTCGGGGCCGACGCGCTCACCGCCACCCTCGACGGGGAGCCCGTCACGCTGCCGTTCACCACGAGCTCGCTGGACCTGGCGCCCGGCCCGCACCAGGTGGTGCTCACCGCCCAGGACCGGGTGGGCAACGAGGTCACCCGGACGATCGACTTCACCACCGCCGACGAGCGGCCCGAGACCACCCTGCAGGCGCCGGGCGACGGCGCGGTCGCGACCGCCGGTCGCGTCGAGCTGCGCGCCACCGCCGGCTCCCCGGAGGGCGACGAGCTGACCATGGCCTTCCGCGAGGGCAGCACCTTCGTCCCGACCGACGCGGAGGTCGGTGCCCACGCCGGCACCACCGAGGACGCCGCGGACCTCGACCGCGACGACCGGGTGGCGCTGAGCGCCGCCGAGCTGGCCGAGATCGCCGGGACCGACGGGATCTCGCACGAGGTGTCCTCGGAGACCGAGCTGCCCTACCAGCTGTTCACCGTCGCCGTCCCGGACGACGCGGGCGCCGACGCCTCGGTGCGGCTGCGCTGGGACGGCTCCGCCAACCCCGGCGCCAAGGTGCTGCTGTACGTCCGTGGGACCGGGTCGGGCGCCTGGCAGGAGGTGGCGCGCAAGGTCACCACCGACGCCGAGCCCTTCGTGCTCGAGGCGACGGTCCCGACCGCCGGCCACACCGCGGACGGCGAGGTCACCGTCCTGGTCCAGCACTCGGAGGGCTTCGCCGGGACGCCGGGCTCCAGCCGCGACAGCAGCGCCGCGCCGTACGCCGCGGGCGCGACGCCGCGCTCGGAGTACGACTTCACCATCGGCTGGCAGTCCGACACGCAGTACTACAACGAGACCCAGGACTTCTACAAGCACCAGCTGGCGATCAACCGCTTCCTCCTCGACCAGCGCGAGGAGCTCAACCTGCAGTACGTCATCCACACCGGCGACATCGTCAACGTCGCCCGTGAGCAGCGCCAGTGGGAGAACGCCGACGCCGCCTACCGCCCGCTCGACGCGGCCGGGCTGCCCTACGGCGTCCTCGCCGGCAACCACGACGTCAGCGGCGCCGAGGAGGACTACACCGAGTACTCCCGGTGGTTCGGGGAGGACCGGTACGCCGCCAACCCCTGGTACGGCGGGTCGCTGCAGGACAACCGCGGCCACTACGACCTCGTCAGCGCCCACGGCGTCGACTTCCTCATGCTCTACATGGGCTGGGGTCCCGGCGACGAGCAGATCGACTGGATGAACGAGGTCATCGCGCGCTACCCCGAGCGCAAGGTCTGGCTCAACCTGCACGAGTTCATGCTCACCACGGGTGGCCTCGGCCCGATCCCGCAGCGGATCCAGGACGAGGTGGTGGCGACGAACCCGAACGTCTTCGCGGTCTCCTCGGGGCACTACCACGACGCGTTCACCCGCACCGACGAGTTCGACGACGACGGCGACGGCACCGCCGACCGCACCGTGTACTCGATGCTCTTCGACTACCAGGGGCTGCCCGAGGGCGGCCTGGGCTACCTGCGCCTGATGCACTTCGACAACGAGGGTGGGCGGATCGTCGTGCGGACCTACTCGCCGTCGCTCGACGACTTCGACTCCGACGACCCGTCGCTGGCGCCGGAGCACCAGGAGTTCGAGATCCCGTACGCCGCCGCCGGCATCAGCCCGGTCACCAAGACCCTCGCCACCGACGCCTTCCGCGCCGACGTGCTGACCACCACCGACATCGAGGCGCTGCGCGACGTGCCGTCCGGCGCGACGCGCACCGTCACCTGGGACGTCGAGCCCGGCGAGCACGGCTGGTACGTCGAGACGACCGGACCGTTCGGAGGCACCGACGTCTCCGAGGTCCGCACCGTCACCGTCGAGGCACCCGGGGCACCGACGCCCGGCACCCCCCGCATCCGCGGCACCGCCCGCGTCGACCGGGTCGTCACCGCCGACCCGGGGCGCTGGCCCGCGGGCACGTCGTTGACCTACCGGTGGCTCGTCGCCGGACGGCCGCTCGCCGGCGCCACCGGCCGCACCCTGCGGCTCGGGCGGGAGCTGGCCGGTGCCCGTCTCGCCGTCGAGGTCACCGGCCGGGGGAACGGGTCGCCGTCCAGCACGGCCGTCTCGGCCGCCCGCACCGTCACGCCCGGCCGGCTGGTCTCGCGCCGACCCGTCCTGCGCGGCCGGCCGGTCGTCGGTCGCGTCCTGACGGTGCGGACCGGACGGTGGGGCCCGGCCCCGGTCGACCTGCGCGTGCGGTGGTACGTCGGGGGCCGGCTCGTCCGCGGCGCCACCGCGGAGCGGCTCACGGTGCGTCCCGCCTTCCGCGGCCGGCGGGTCACCGTGCGGGTGACCGGCACCAAGGACGGCTACGCAAGCCGCACGGCGACGAGCCGGCCGACCGCCGAGGTCGTCCGCCGTCGCTGA